The uncultured Methanomethylovorans sp. genome contains a region encoding:
- a CDS encoding tRNA pseudouridine(54/55) synthase Pus10 yields the protein MSIFDTAKMIIHEGPICDHCMGRQFAKLSTGLTNAQRGNSLKVALAMEGHRIHKEEGEDSLLRELVSSCSYARKVLGLSGEDERCWVCLGLFNDLEKWADLAVAALDGFEYSSFLVGTKVSGLLSENEEILWSECGIAHAEQLKTEMNREVGKLIASKTGKTVEFEQPGIVVMLDLASETLSLQIKSLYIQGRYKKLVRGIPQTRWPCRNCKGRGCERCGFTGKQYPESVDELIKKDVIAVASAADTAFHGAGREDIDALMLGSGRPFVVEAINPKVRTINLKQLQEAINSHASGKVEVHGLQIVSKDMVEKLKSAHADKVYNLKVTFTDPVSKEELLSALESLSGAEIQQRTPQRVSHRRADLIRKRYVHAIELLGSEADHAMVRVRCEGGLYVKELVSGDEGRTVPSLTGMLGKQATVTELDVVNVDI from the coding sequence ATGAGCATATTCGATACCGCTAAGATGATAATCCATGAAGGGCCGATCTGTGACCATTGCATGGGAAGGCAGTTCGCAAAGTTGTCTACTGGCCTTACCAATGCCCAGAGAGGCAATAGCCTTAAGGTGGCCCTTGCCATGGAAGGGCACCGTATTCATAAAGAGGAAGGGGAGGATTCTCTTCTTCGGGAACTTGTTTCCAGTTGTAGTTATGCACGTAAGGTGCTAGGCTTGAGCGGAGAGGACGAGCGTTGCTGGGTATGCCTTGGTTTGTTCAATGATCTGGAAAAATGGGCAGATCTTGCTGTTGCTGCACTTGATGGTTTCGAGTATTCCAGTTTCCTTGTAGGTACCAAAGTAAGTGGTCTTCTTAGTGAGAATGAGGAGATCCTCTGGAGTGAATGCGGTATTGCTCATGCTGAACAGTTAAAGACCGAAATGAACAGAGAAGTGGGGAAACTAATTGCTTCCAAAACAGGCAAAACTGTTGAGTTCGAGCAGCCCGGGATAGTTGTGATGCTTGATCTTGCTTCTGAAACCCTAAGTCTACAGATCAAGTCTCTTTACATCCAGGGTCGCTACAAGAAGCTTGTAAGGGGGATTCCACAAACAAGATGGCCATGTCGTAATTGTAAAGGAAGGGGATGCGAAAGATGTGGTTTTACGGGTAAGCAATATCCGGAATCTGTAGACGAGCTGATTAAAAAAGATGTTATCGCTGTAGCGTCTGCAGCTGATACTGCATTCCACGGTGCGGGAAGGGAAGATATCGATGCTCTTATGCTTGGCAGTGGCAGACCTTTTGTGGTGGAGGCTATTAATCCGAAAGTTCGTACTATTAATCTGAAACAGCTTCAAGAGGCAATTAATTCTCATGCCTCCGGTAAGGTGGAAGTGCATGGGTTGCAGATCGTATCAAAGGATATGGTGGAGAAACTAAAATCAGCTCATGCGGATAAAGTATATAACCTTAAAGTTACATTCACTGACCCAGTTTCAAAGGAAGAACTGCTATCAGCACTGGAAAGTCTTTCAGGTGCAGAGATTCAGCAAAGAACGCCCCAGCGTGTATCTCACAGAAGGGCTGATCTAATCCGAAAAAGGTATGTGCATGCCATAGAACTTTTAGGATCGGAAGCAGACCATGCTATGGTGAGGGTCAGGTGCGAAGGCGGTCTCTATGTCAAGGAGCTTGTGTCCGGTGATGAAGGGCGGACTGTTCCAAGTCTTACCGGGATGCTAGGTAAACAGGCAACTGTTACGGAACTTGATGTAGTGAATGTTGATATTTGA
- the trmY gene encoding tRNA (pseudouridine(54)-N(1))-methyltransferase TrmY yields the protein MQDFIIIGHKAVTTGGFSLNDMPGSAGRMDILCRCINSVFFLSHDLRRDVQAHLLLLGEPNSPRLIRFNGEKVRYLNPDERSAGALIKKALELDNISSLEIRSTPGVWVREADLQTLLDEFVRDGRKIFYFREDGEDIRRMAEEIKDGVFILGDHLGLMEDEESLVLEMSAGTISLGPLSLHADHCIILIHNELDRLTTSHIER from the coding sequence ATGCAGGATTTTATTATAATTGGACATAAAGCTGTAACCACGGGTGGCTTTTCACTTAATGATATGCCAGGTTCTGCAGGAAGGATGGATATCCTCTGCAGATGTATCAACTCGGTTTTTTTTCTATCTCATGACCTGAGAAGGGACGTACAAGCCCACCTGCTACTTCTGGGTGAGCCGAACTCTCCTAGGCTTATACGTTTCAATGGAGAAAAAGTACGCTATCTGAACCCGGATGAAAGAAGTGCAGGAGCCTTAATTAAAAAGGCTCTGGAATTAGATAACATTTCTTCTCTCGAAATCCGCTCAACACCGGGTGTATGGGTGCGTGAAGCTGACCTGCAGACCTTGCTGGACGAATTTGTCAGGGACGGTCGCAAAATATTCTATTTCAGGGAAGATGGTGAAGATATAAGACGCATGGCTGAAGAGATCAAAGATGGTGTTTTCATTTTGGGGGACCATCTTGGGCTTATGGAAGATGAGGAAAGTCTTGTACTTGAAATGTCTGCGGGTACTATCTCCTTAGGGCCGCTTTCATTACATGCAGATCATTGTATCATCCTTATACATAATGAGCTTGATAGGCTTACGACAAGCCATATAGAAAGATAA
- the thiD gene encoding bifunctional hydroxymethylpyrimidine kinase/phosphomethylpyrimidine kinase encodes MSITPVVLTIAGSDSGGGAGIEADIKTFAALGVHGTCAITSVTAQNTKGVLSIYDLPPFVISEQINAVCSDMDVKWAKTGMLSSAEIIEVVSKDARSQGLSLVVDPVMAAEAGGDLLRKDAVRALKEKLLSFSKVVTPNIYEARALSGIDIKDVNDAKKAAKLIAESGVEVVIVTGGHLDASDVVYESASDTFTVVPGKFLEGGTHGSGCTYAASIAAFLSKGHSIVEAAMLAKSFIEMAIVSSAKVGRGMGPVNQLGSTLRNAQRYETLQNTISAANILVSCNEFGKLIAEVGCNIAMAISEASTLTDVVGVSGRIVRVKCMPYIAGNVELGGSNHVARMVLAAMKFDPSIRAAINLSYSEKVLCICREMGLTISSFDRCDEPEQVNTMDWGVTFAIGNFNSTALNKVPDIIYDKGSVGKEPMIRLFGKTAEEVAHKAAIIARLYSSSNDI; translated from the coding sequence ATGTCTATTACTCCCGTGGTACTAACTATAGCAGGTTCAGACTCAGGTGGCGGTGCAGGTATTGAAGCCGATATCAAGACCTTTGCAGCTTTAGGAGTACATGGCACTTGTGCGATAACATCTGTTACTGCACAAAATACCAAGGGTGTACTTAGTATTTACGATCTACCTCCTTTTGTGATTAGTGAACAGATAAATGCTGTATGTTCTGACATGGATGTTAAATGGGCAAAGACAGGTATGCTCTCCTCTGCTGAGATTATTGAAGTTGTGTCAAAAGACGCAAGATCTCAGGGATTATCTCTTGTGGTAGATCCAGTGATGGCAGCTGAAGCTGGTGGTGATCTGTTGCGTAAAGATGCAGTAAGGGCACTTAAAGAGAAGCTACTTTCCTTTAGTAAGGTCGTAACTCCTAACATCTATGAAGCACGTGCGCTCTCGGGTATTGATATTAAAGATGTGAATGATGCAAAAAAAGCGGCCAAATTAATTGCAGAATCCGGTGTCGAAGTAGTTATTGTCACTGGTGGCCATCTGGATGCATCTGATGTGGTATATGAATCTGCTTCAGATACATTCACTGTAGTACCAGGCAAGTTCCTGGAAGGAGGCACCCATGGGTCTGGATGCACCTATGCTGCGTCTATAGCGGCATTTCTATCAAAGGGGCATTCTATAGTCGAAGCTGCCATGCTTGCCAAATCCTTTATAGAAATGGCTATTGTCAGCAGTGCGAAAGTAGGTCGTGGAATGGGTCCTGTGAACCAATTGGGTTCAACTCTTAGAAATGCCCAACGTTATGAAACTCTTCAAAATACTATTTCAGCCGCCAATATTCTGGTATCTTGTAATGAATTCGGGAAACTCATTGCAGAAGTGGGTTGTAATATTGCCATGGCAATTTCCGAAGCATCTACCTTGACAGATGTAGTTGGTGTCAGCGGACGGATCGTACGTGTAAAATGTATGCCCTATATTGCAGGTAATGTGGAATTAGGGGGCAGCAATCATGTGGCAAGAATGGTTCTTGCAGCTATGAAATTTGATCCTTCTATAAGGGCTGCTATCAATCTAAGTTACTCTGAAAAAGTACTGTGTATATGCAGAGAAATGGGGCTTACGATCTCTTCCTTTGACAGGTGTGATGAGCCAGAGCAGGTCAATACTATGGATTGGGGTGTGACCTTTGCAATTGGGAATTTCAATTCAACTGCCTTGAATAAAGTGCCTGATATCATATATGATAAAGGCAGTGTTGGTAAGGAACCCATGATACGACTTTTTGGTAAAACTGCGGAAGAAGTGGCCCATAAAGCAGCTATAATTGCAAGGCTATACTCCAGTAGCAACGATATATGA
- a CDS encoding LSM domain-containing protein — translation MGNRPLDILNNALNTPVIVRLKGAREFRGNLQGYDVHMNLVLEEAEELRESEIRKLGTVIIRGDNVVYVSP, via the coding sequence ATGGGAAACAGACCTCTTGATATACTAAACAATGCTTTGAACACACCGGTTATTGTGAGATTGAAAGGTGCCCGCGAGTTTAGAGGAAATTTGCAGGGCTACGACGTACATATGAACCTTGTTCTTGAGGAAGCTGAAGAGCTGAGAGAGAGCGAGATTAGAAAACTCGGTACTGTAATAATAAGGGGTGACAACGTAGTATACGTATCCCCGTAA
- a CDS encoding 50S ribosomal protein L37e translates to MSKGTPSMGKRQKRTHVTCRRCGSVSLNIHTKQCTACGFGRTPRMRSYKWERKCKF, encoded by the coding sequence ATGTCAAAAGGTACTCCCTCAATGGGAAAAAGGCAAAAGCGCACACATGTTACATGCAGGCGCTGCGGTAGCGTATCACTAAACATCCATACAAAGCAGTGTACTGCATGCGGTTTTGGTAGGACACCACGTATGAGAAGTTACAAATGGGAACGTAAGTGCAAATTCTAA
- the purF gene encoding amidophosphoribosyltransferase has translation MKEECGVVGVVMQNHASTDNPTALQIYYALYALQHRGQESTGITVHDGLHIKSIKGMGLVPEVYVKKDLIELKGNVGVGHVRYSTTGDSKIENCQPLIVNYKSGTIAIAHNGNLANYSALRDELELEGRIFITNSDTEIIAHLLVKELLRHDPIQSISNVIKRLVGSYSLAILIDDQLYAVRDPLGFKPLCIGKIEGGYIVASESVAVDTLNGKLIREVEPGELIVFKEDIFESHQLVQEKYHAHCVFEYVYFARPDSIIDGKLVYNVREKIGRELAREHPVKADIVSPVPDSGITSAIGYSYEANIKYSEGLMKNRYIGRTFILPGQAMRETAVRLKMNTISENIKDKKIVLIDDSIVRGTTSRRIIDMMKNAGAKEIHARIGSPPIVAPCYFGIDMGTRSELIAAHKTIAGVEAVINADSLGYLSIEGLVRAIGIEKENLCLACLTSEYPLDIPGEFCPRRQLKLDEFS, from the coding sequence ATGAAAGAGGAATGTGGCGTAGTGGGTGTTGTGATGCAGAACCATGCATCTACAGACAACCCCACCGCTCTCCAAATATACTATGCCCTTTATGCCTTGCAACACAGAGGGCAAGAATCGACTGGAATTACAGTACATGATGGGTTGCATATTAAATCCATAAAGGGTATGGGATTGGTACCCGAAGTATATGTAAAGAAAGATCTGATAGAACTTAAAGGCAATGTCGGCGTAGGTCACGTAAGGTATTCTACCACCGGAGACTCAAAAATAGAGAACTGTCAGCCCCTTATTGTGAATTATAAGAGTGGAACTATAGCAATAGCTCATAATGGAAACCTTGCAAACTATAGCGCCTTGCGGGATGAATTAGAACTAGAAGGTCGAATATTTATCACTAATTCTGATACAGAAATAATTGCACACCTTCTGGTAAAAGAACTGTTGCGCCATGACCCTATCCAGTCAATTTCCAATGTGATAAAAAGGCTTGTAGGATCCTATTCTCTTGCTATCCTCATCGATGATCAGTTGTATGCAGTTCGCGATCCACTTGGATTTAAACCGTTATGCATAGGAAAGATTGAAGGAGGATACATTGTTGCTTCGGAAAGCGTTGCAGTAGATACCCTCAATGGAAAGCTAATCAGAGAAGTGGAACCTGGAGAGTTGATAGTCTTCAAAGAAGATATATTTGAGAGTCATCAGCTGGTTCAGGAAAAATATCATGCACACTGTGTGTTTGAATATGTTTACTTTGCACGGCCGGATTCTATCATCGATGGCAAGCTTGTCTATAATGTTCGCGAGAAGATAGGTAGAGAACTTGCACGTGAACATCCTGTCAAAGCAGATATTGTGTCACCAGTACCGGACTCAGGGATCACTTCAGCCATCGGATATTCATACGAGGCCAATATAAAATATAGCGAAGGACTTATGAAAAACCGATATATCGGCAGGACATTTATCCTTCCTGGCCAGGCAATGCGCGAAACTGCTGTACGCCTTAAGATGAATACTATTTCAGAGAACATAAAGGACAAAAAAATAGTTCTTATAGATGACAGCATAGTACGCGGAACTACTTCCAGGCGTATTATTGATATGATGAAGAATGCAGGTGCAAAAGAGATACATGCACGCATTGGCAGCCCACCCATAGTAGCTCCTTGTTATTTTGGTATAGATATGGGCACAAGAAGTGAGTTGATAGCAGCCCATAAAACAATAGCAGGAGTAGAGGCTGTAATTAATGCGGACTCACTTGGATATTTAAGTATAGAGGGATTAGTACGTGCAATAGGCATTGAAAAAGAGAATCTGTGCCTAGCATGCCTGACAAGCGAATACCCATTGGATATTCCAGGAGAATTCTGCCCACGTAGACAGCTCAAACTTGATGAATTCTCCTAA
- a CDS encoding ATP-binding protein, with protein MTSWSKEFYAMVLIFMLSAILPYIGINANTTLKIELVLIFCVCVFVIYISVNHSFNISKIVDSAIPESPVSQAPDISSHSSRYELPEITSLLSPLSGTEDGIIHILSLIGELTDCTRCSVYELQGTLNIAKRRYFWTKSGADGEKDVFHNYKMKMFPLIFSSIKNKKSVYIRDITSVKEATPDIKLLQAQVKISFIAIPIVDDGDVFGFIAIEDSQKTVSLEEEPSDLIFLSELLRLAIVQKKFIDEISLFKNLINRSNDYIIVIDRNTSKLLDANETLCAQAGYSKAEFMSMEPDILMDAVGNFWAGAFFEACGSSYLDVDSSFKTKDGKKIPVEINVTFIAHGDSEYVLAVARNIIERKERELVLQKIRDRVELALNGADLGIWDWDVATDELVFNTRWAEMLGYQAASLPPNFKSITGMIHELERDKVISVFRGIKQSLPFFEEEFRVTTRNNEIKWLLVRGKATEFDNEGKASRLTGTAMDITQRKMSEDHLKQYADKLQRSNEMKELFTDILRHDLLNPAGAIKGYTELLLEIENNERKKTMLERIQKSDNKLIDMIDTAAKFAKLESQDELEFSIMDLGDLLRNVTESLRTMLESKKIEVFMRFSGVHSSSVNPIVEEVFANFLTNAVKYSSENTSISIYIFDEGGMWKVAVSDQGEGISDADKPYVFDRFKRVTKKGVKGTGLGLAIVKRIAELHHGDVGVEDNPEGKGSRFWILLNKA; from the coding sequence ATGACTTCATGGTCAAAAGAATTTTATGCAATGGTTCTTATATTTATGTTGTCTGCAATACTGCCTTATATTGGGATAAATGCCAATACAACACTTAAAATCGAATTGGTCTTAATCTTCTGCGTTTGCGTTTTTGTAATCTATATTTCAGTCAATCATTCCTTTAATATTTCTAAAATTGTAGATTCTGCTATTCCCGAGTCTCCAGTATCTCAGGCTCCAGATATTTCCTCTCATAGTTCCAGATATGAACTTCCAGAGATCACTTCTCTTCTGTCACCTCTCTCTGGAACAGAGGACGGTATTATTCATATATTAAGTCTAATTGGTGAGCTAACTGATTGCACAAGGTGTTCAGTCTATGAATTACAAGGTACGCTGAATATAGCTAAAAGAAGGTACTTTTGGACTAAAAGTGGAGCAGATGGAGAAAAAGATGTATTCCATAATTATAAGATGAAGATGTTTCCTTTGATATTCAGCAGCATTAAAAATAAAAAATCTGTCTATATTAGGGATATTACATCTGTCAAGGAAGCAACCCCTGATATTAAATTGTTGCAAGCGCAGGTAAAGATTTCTTTTATTGCGATCCCAATAGTCGATGATGGTGACGTTTTTGGGTTCATAGCTATTGAAGATTCTCAAAAAACCGTTTCATTAGAAGAAGAACCTTCTGATCTTATCTTTTTGTCCGAGCTATTGAGGTTAGCAATAGTGCAGAAAAAGTTCATAGATGAGATCTCTCTATTCAAGAACCTCATTAACCGATCAAATGATTACATTATCGTAATAGATCGAAATACTTCAAAGTTACTCGACGCTAATGAGACACTTTGTGCTCAGGCAGGATATTCTAAGGCCGAGTTCATGTCGATGGAGCCTGACATTCTAATGGATGCAGTGGGCAATTTCTGGGCTGGAGCTTTCTTTGAGGCATGTGGAAGTAGCTATCTTGATGTTGATTCAAGTTTTAAGACAAAAGATGGAAAAAAGATACCTGTAGAAATTAATGTTACTTTTATAGCACACGGTGATAGTGAGTATGTTCTTGCTGTTGCCAGGAACATTATCGAGCGTAAAGAAAGAGAACTGGTACTACAAAAGATCAGGGATAGGGTGGAACTTGCTCTTAATGGTGCTGACTTAGGTATATGGGATTGGGATGTAGCTACTGATGAGCTTGTTTTTAATACGCGTTGGGCTGAAATGCTTGGCTACCAAGCTGCCAGTCTTCCTCCGAATTTCAAATCAATTACTGGAATGATCCATGAGCTGGAGCGAGATAAAGTAATTTCTGTTTTCAGGGGTATCAAACAATCATTACCATTCTTTGAGGAAGAATTTAGAGTTACGACCAGAAATAACGAGATAAAATGGCTTCTTGTGAGGGGCAAAGCTACAGAGTTCGATAATGAAGGTAAAGCTTCCAGACTAACCGGAACTGCTATGGATATAACTCAACGCAAAATGTCGGAAGATCACCTGAAACAATATGCAGACAAACTACAGCGATCAAATGAAATGAAAGAGTTATTCACGGATATATTGCGCCATGATTTACTAAATCCGGCAGGAGCTATTAAAGGATATACAGAACTACTGCTCGAGATTGAAAACAATGAGCGGAAAAAGACAATGCTTGAAAGAATACAGAAAAGTGATAACAAACTCATTGATATGATCGATACTGCAGCCAAATTCGCTAAACTCGAATCTCAGGATGAGCTTGAATTTTCTATAATGGATCTTGGTGATTTACTGCGCAATGTTACTGAAAGCTTGCGAACCATGCTGGAATCCAAGAAAATAGAAGTTTTCATGCGTTTTTCTGGAGTTCATAGTTCATCTGTTAATCCTATAGTTGAAGAAGTATTTGCGAACTTCCTTACCAATGCTGTGAAGTACAGTTCTGAGAACACATCTATATCCATTTATATTTTCGATGAGGGCGGTATGTGGAAAGTAGCTGTTAGCGATCAGGGGGAAGGTATTTCTGACGCTGATAAACCCTACGTTTTTGATAGATTCAAGAGGGTCACCAAGAAAGGTGTCAAAGGTACGGGGCTTGGCCTTGCCATTGTTAAAAGAATAGCTGAATTACATCATGGTGATGTGGGGGTCGAGGATAATCCTGAAGGCAAAGGTAGCAGATTCTGGATTCTCTTAAATAAAGCCTGA
- a CDS encoding AAA family ATPase, whose product MQRTNHKNNREDGFEPVESTAELLVLEPIGYPLSSILDDYPEIENTGVFEFYAREQWNGHIARKGEYLFDKRMYPDFAYKIKEVEPPESVIGMETSIIVHEDNATTPTVEFRSNVCFDDVIGQHTAKQKCKLIEKYLEQPEKFGKWAPRNVLFFGPSGTGKTMLAKALANKTNVPIIPVKATQMIGEYVGEGARQIHQLYDRAEDMAPCIIFIDELDAIALDRRHQELRGDVAEIVNALLTEMDGIVERDGICTIGATNRTNTLDPAVRSRFEEEIEFILPDEAERIKILETNISTFPLPVTGLDVKKIAAMTKGFSGRDLVEKVLKTALHQAIIENMEEVTGKHFEESVGKLLQKNGTALDNRMYS is encoded by the coding sequence GTGCAGCGTACAAACCACAAAAACAACAGAGAAGATGGTTTCGAACCAGTAGAATCAACAGCAGAACTTCTGGTCCTTGAACCGATAGGTTATCCATTAAGTAGCATATTGGATGATTATCCAGAAATAGAGAATACTGGAGTTTTTGAGTTTTATGCCCGAGAACAGTGGAATGGGCACATTGCGCGCAAAGGCGAATACCTGTTTGACAAGAGGATGTATCCTGATTTTGCATACAAAATAAAAGAAGTAGAGCCTCCAGAATCAGTTATCGGCATGGAAACCTCAATAATAGTGCACGAAGATAACGCTACTACCCCCACTGTGGAATTCCGCAGTAACGTTTGTTTTGACGATGTAATCGGACAACATACTGCCAAGCAAAAGTGCAAATTGATTGAGAAATATCTGGAACAACCGGAGAAATTCGGCAAGTGGGCACCACGTAATGTACTATTCTTCGGACCGTCAGGCACTGGCAAAACGATGCTTGCAAAAGCCCTTGCCAATAAGACAAATGTCCCCATAATTCCCGTAAAAGCTACACAAATGATAGGAGAATATGTGGGGGAGGGCGCAAGACAGATACACCAGCTATATGACAGAGCTGAAGACATGGCTCCGTGCATTATATTTATAGATGAACTGGATGCTATTGCGCTGGACAGGCGGCACCAAGAACTTCGAGGAGATGTTGCAGAAATAGTAAATGCTTTGCTTACTGAAATGGATGGAATAGTAGAGAGAGACGGAATTTGTACCATTGGAGCTACTAACCGTACTAACACCCTTGACCCCGCAGTAAGAAGCAGATTCGAAGAAGAGATAGAGTTTATATTACCTGACGAGGCAGAGAGGATCAAGATACTTGAAACAAACATATCCACATTCCCATTACCTGTGACGGGCTTGGATGTAAAGAAGATCGCTGCAATGACAAAAGGATTTTCGGGAAGGGATCTTGTAGAGAAGGTTCTAAAAACAGCTTTACATCAGGCAATAATAGAAAATATGGAAGAAGTTACAGGAAAGCATTTTGAGGAATCAGTCGGGAAATTGCTCCAAAAGAATGGCACTGCACTGGATAATCGGATGTATTCCTAA
- a CDS encoding ribonuclease Z has protein sequence MLRILFLGTGGSLPTRNRNPSAIMVNREGELLLFDCGEGTQQQMMRAKTGMKALTSIFITHFHADHMLGIPGLIQTMSFLGRTEPLRIYGPQWVKEFVKILSELGYYKLRFEVEAIELVPGEIVSRDGYCIQAIETDHSVPSLGYVLLEDSLRGRFNREKAIALGVPPGPLFSKLHSGIDVEVNGTLIRSEDVVGRMRSGRKIVYTGDTRPCDSILMASKGADVLIHDSTLASDQGEWAKESKHSTAFEAATLAKEAGVDRLVLTHISSRYTDDASPLLKEAQTVCENVIIAEDLMEIDIPLKK, from the coding sequence ATGCTCCGCATATTATTTCTTGGCACAGGTGGCTCCCTGCCAACACGTAATCGAAACCCTTCTGCAATAATGGTCAATAGGGAAGGTGAGCTTTTGCTTTTTGATTGCGGAGAGGGAACTCAACAGCAGATGATGCGTGCTAAAACAGGAATGAAAGCTCTTACTTCTATTTTTATCACCCATTTCCACGCCGATCATATGCTCGGTATTCCCGGGCTTATACAAACAATGTCTTTTTTAGGACGGACAGAACCATTGCGCATATATGGTCCACAATGGGTTAAAGAATTCGTAAAAATACTCTCTGAACTTGGTTATTACAAACTTCGCTTTGAAGTTGAAGCCATTGAATTAGTTCCAGGAGAGATTGTTAGTAGGGATGGTTATTGTATTCAGGCGATTGAAACAGATCACAGTGTTCCCAGTCTTGGTTATGTATTGTTGGAAGACTCTCTAAGAGGACGATTTAACCGTGAAAAAGCCATTGCTTTGGGAGTACCCCCTGGTCCCCTCTTTTCAAAGCTACACAGTGGTATCGATGTTGAGGTTAACGGAACATTGATACGTTCTGAGGATGTCGTTGGGCGAATGAGGTCCGGCAGAAAAATTGTCTATACTGGTGATACTAGACCATGCGATTCTATTCTTATGGCTAGTAAGGGTGCAGATGTGTTGATACATGACAGTACGCTTGCTAGCGACCAGGGTGAATGGGCAAAAGAATCAAAGCATTCTACAGCATTTGAAGCAGCCACTCTTGCAAAAGAAGCAGGTGTTGATCGGTTGGTATTGACTCATATAAGCTCTAGATACACGGATGATGCATCGCCTCTTTTAAAAGAAGCTCAAACTGTATGTGAAAATGTCATAATTGCAGAGGATCTAATGGAGATAGACATTCCTCTGAAAAAATAA
- a CDS encoding 30S ribosomal protein S8e, protein MKWQGRSRRKYTGAKIKAYRAKRKFELGREPADTRLDDVKIKLVSTMGGNSKIRLLQCNVANVTDASGKTQKTTIETVVGNEANEHYVRRNILTKGSVIRTPIGNARITSRPGQDGVVNAVLLG, encoded by the coding sequence ATGAAATGGCAAGGCAGATCAAGAAGAAAGTACACAGGTGCTAAAATAAAAGCTTACCGCGCGAAGAGGAAATTCGAGCTTGGACGTGAACCGGCTGACACACGCCTTGACGACGTTAAAATCAAGCTGGTTTCCACAATGGGTGGTAACAGTAAGATTAGACTCCTGCAGTGCAACGTGGCCAATGTGACAGATGCAAGTGGTAAAACTCAAAAAACCACAATAGAGACAGTAGTTGGGAACGAGGCTAACGAGCACTACGTCAGACGTAATATTTTGACAAAAGGTTCAGTAATTCGTACCCCTATAGGTAATGCTAGAATCACCAGCCGTCCTGGACAGGATGGAGTGGTCAATGCAGTGCTGCTCGGTTGA
- a CDS encoding Lrp/AsnC family transcriptional regulator, which translates to MDIETRHILECLEQDARVTHEEIATLTGIPIEEVNKRIKELEDAGVIRKYRAIIDWDFAGDEHVYAIIELKVTLERNRGYQAIAERLYKFPEVRSVRLLSGQYDLSLTVMGKTMKEVAFFVAEKISTIEQVQHTTTHFVLKTYKEDGVILQEQEENNRLIVTP; encoded by the coding sequence ATGGATATTGAAACAAGGCATATACTAGAATGTCTGGAACAAGATGCCAGGGTCACTCATGAAGAGATTGCAACCCTGACAGGAATCCCAATAGAAGAAGTCAATAAAAGGATAAAGGAATTAGAGGATGCCGGAGTAATCCGCAAATACAGAGCGATTATTGACTGGGACTTTGCAGGTGATGAGCATGTGTATGCGATCATCGAACTAAAAGTAACCTTAGAACGAAATAGGGGTTACCAAGCCATAGCTGAACGATTGTATAAATTTCCAGAAGTACGCTCTGTAAGATTGTTATCCGGCCAATATGACCTTTCACTGACAGTAATGGGAAAGACTATGAAGGAAGTTGCATTCTTCGTTGCGGAGAAGATATCAACAATAGAGCAGGTACAACACACTACTACTCACTTTGTATTAAAAACATACAAGGAAGACGGAGTTATCCTGCAAGAGCAGGAAGAAAACAACCGTTTGATAGTAACCCCATAG